In one window of Sphingomonas glaciei DNA:
- a CDS encoding NTP transferase domain-containing protein, with protein MSDAATGGEGWTVLLLAGARPGGDPLTRSLRVDYKPLLPILGEPMLLRPIRALLAVAAVAQIRVLTQQIERISAVLPDDPRIVVEQSDETIAATLQRICADPATRFPLLVTAADHALLTPQMVEEFIAGSAGCDVSVGFVSRSNMLVRFPQAQRTWLRFGRERYSGANLFALRTPKARIGIERWRAVEQDRKKGWRVLLQMGLPLFLGAVLRVRDLHQSARDLSRSLGITIKGVVLSDPIAAIDVDKAADYTLVNEILAGRA; from the coding sequence GTGAGCGACGCCGCGACCGGCGGGGAAGGCTGGACCGTATTGCTTCTCGCCGGGGCGCGGCCAGGCGGCGACCCGCTGACCCGGAGTCTGCGGGTCGACTACAAGCCGCTGCTTCCGATCCTTGGCGAACCGATGCTGCTGCGCCCGATCCGCGCGCTCCTGGCGGTCGCGGCGGTGGCGCAGATCCGGGTGCTGACCCAGCAGATCGAACGCATTTCGGCAGTCCTTCCCGACGACCCGCGGATCGTGGTCGAGCAGTCGGACGAGACCATCGCCGCGACGCTGCAGCGGATCTGCGCCGATCCCGCCACCCGCTTCCCGCTGCTGGTCACCGCCGCCGACCATGCCCTGCTGACCCCGCAGATGGTCGAGGAATTCATCGCCGGGTCGGCCGGATGTGACGTGTCGGTCGGCTTCGTCAGCAGGTCGAACATGCTGGTCCGCTTTCCCCAGGCGCAGCGCACCTGGCTGCGGTTCGGGCGGGAACGCTACAGCGGGGCCAACCTGTTCGCCTTGCGCACGCCCAAGGCGCGGATCGGGATCGAGCGCTGGCGGGCGGTCGAGCAGGATCGCAAGAAGGGCTGGCGGGTCCTGCTGCAGATGGGGCTGCCGCTGTTCCTCGGCGCGGTGCTTCGGGTGCGCGACCTGCACCAGTCGGCCCGCGACCTCAGCCGGAGCCTGGGCATCACCATCAAGGGCGTGGTGCTGAGCGATCCGATCGCCGCGATCGATGTCGACAAGGCGGCGGACTATACGCTGGTCAACGAGATCCTCGCCGGTCGTGCCTGA
- a CDS encoding CDP-alcohol phosphatidyltransferase family protein: MADAPASPPTVQFVALGDPDIRLFGRTVRARAEQVAAKAGLVPVESEDSGRPRLVADMGYAWDPAWLTELKNRPGSVLMLDGQPVMMHLEAGTANTGFDPAGLAPIDARTATLNYSLLRKRERPFVMPLDPASTLAAENALYDASYKGVTDVLTLYLWRRPAFWLTRWAAQVGMTPNQVSLIGVLFCVAAFWAFWNGQYWLGTALGFVFMVLDTVDGKLARCTGTSSRWGDWLDHGVDLIHPPFWWWAWLHGLGTAGHQMEEVYKGVILAVIVGTYVIGRIIEGLFMWRFGMHIHVWQAIDSRFRLITARRNPNMVILVAALLFARPDVGIELVALWSVLSLIFHSVRLAQAEGRAARGRKIISWLDRP, from the coding sequence ATGGCCGACGCCCCCGCCTCCCCCCCGACCGTGCAGTTCGTTGCGCTTGGCGATCCCGACATCCGCCTGTTCGGGCGGACGGTGCGCGCCCGTGCCGAGCAGGTCGCGGCCAAGGCCGGGCTGGTCCCGGTCGAGAGCGAGGACAGCGGGCGGCCACGGCTGGTCGCCGACATGGGCTATGCCTGGGACCCGGCGTGGCTGACCGAGCTCAAGAACCGGCCCGGGTCGGTGCTGATGCTGGATGGCCAGCCGGTGATGATGCACCTCGAGGCCGGAACCGCAAACACCGGCTTCGACCCCGCCGGGCTGGCTCCGATCGACGCCCGCACCGCCACCCTCAACTATTCGCTGCTGCGCAAGCGCGAGCGTCCGTTCGTCATGCCGCTCGATCCGGCCAGCACGCTGGCGGCCGAGAACGCGCTGTACGACGCATCCTACAAGGGCGTGACCGACGTCCTCACCCTCTACCTGTGGCGGCGCCCGGCCTTCTGGCTGACCCGCTGGGCGGCGCAGGTCGGGATGACCCCCAACCAGGTGTCGCTGATCGGCGTCCTGTTCTGCGTCGCGGCCTTCTGGGCGTTCTGGAACGGTCAATATTGGCTCGGCACGGCGCTGGGTTTCGTGTTCATGGTGCTCGACACGGTGGACGGGAAACTCGCCCGCTGCACCGGCACCTCGTCGCGGTGGGGCGACTGGCTCGACCATGGGGTCGACCTCATCCACCCGCCCTTCTGGTGGTGGGCCTGGCTGCACGGGCTGGGCACCGCGGGCCACCAAATGGAGGAGGTCTACAAGGGCGTAATACTGGCGGTGATCGTCGGCACCTATGTGATCGGGCGGATCATCGAGGGCCTGTTCATGTGGCGCTTCGGGATGCACATCCACGTCTGGCAGGCGATCGACAGCCGCTTCCGGCTGATCACCGCGCGGCGCAATCCCAACATGGTGATCCTGGTCGCCGCCCTGCTGTTCGCCCGGCCCGACGTCGGGATCGAACTGGTCGCCTTGTGGTCGGTGCTGAGCCTGATCTTCCATTCGGTCCGCCTCGCCCAGGCCGAGGGCCGCGCGGCGCGCGGGCGCAAGATCATCAGCTGGCTGGACCGTCCGTGA
- a CDS encoding ABC transporter permease, producing the protein MASAALPRTESNVFAPNGALTIARAGSTQRELDALPDPVEIDLSGVDRIDTVGAWLIHRTVRDRNASVTGASSDVTKLLEQVADADRPSEVKRPKKISAVGELGAWTFQFGRTFAGLLGFFGATLMGLFAVLTHPKRFRYNALVQQFDVVGVRALGIIGLMSFLIGVVIGQQGAVQLQQFGAEVYTVNLIGRITVRELGPLMTAIMVAGRSGSAFAAQIGTMKITEEVDAMRTIGVSPVEALVVPRILATIVVMPLLAFWAMITAIVGGGVFCWVGLEIPPITYIQLIGDVVPATDLWVGLIKAPVFGFIIALAGCFQGMLVANDSEQVGLKTTAAVVQSIFLVIVLDAIFAVFFSSVGWI; encoded by the coding sequence ATGGCTTCGGCGGCGCTGCCCAGGACGGAATCCAATGTCTTCGCGCCCAACGGTGCGTTGACCATTGCCCGTGCCGGTTCGACCCAGCGTGAACTCGACGCCCTGCCCGACCCGGTCGAGATCGACCTGTCGGGGGTCGACCGGATCGACACCGTCGGCGCCTGGCTGATCCACCGCACCGTCCGCGACCGCAATGCCAGCGTGACCGGCGCCAGCTCCGACGTCACCAAGCTGCTCGAACAGGTCGCCGACGCGGACCGCCCGAGCGAGGTCAAGCGCCCGAAGAAAATCAGCGCGGTCGGCGAACTCGGCGCCTGGACCTTCCAGTTCGGACGCACTTTCGCGGGCCTGCTCGGCTTCTTCGGCGCGACCCTGATGGGACTGTTCGCGGTCCTCACCCATCCCAAGCGCTTCCGCTACAATGCGCTGGTCCAGCAGTTCGACGTCGTCGGCGTCCGCGCGCTCGGCATCATTGGGCTGATGAGCTTCCTGATCGGTGTCGTCATCGGTCAGCAGGGCGCGGTCCAGCTTCAGCAGTTCGGCGCCGAGGTCTATACCGTAAACCTGATCGGCCGGATCACCGTGCGCGAACTGGGCCCGTTGATGACCGCGATCATGGTCGCCGGCCGCTCGGGCTCCGCCTTCGCCGCGCAGATCGGGACGATGAAGATCACCGAGGAAGTGGACGCCATGCGGACCATCGGCGTTTCGCCGGTGGAAGCGCTGGTCGTACCGCGCATCCTCGCCACCATCGTCGTCATGCCCCTGCTCGCCTTCTGGGCGATGATCACCGCGATCGTCGGCGGCGGCGTGTTCTGCTGGGTCGGGCTCGAGATCCCCCCGATCACCTACATCCAGCTGATCGGCGACGTGGTGCCCGCGACCGACCTGTGGGTCGGTCTGATCAAGGCCCCGGTGTTCGGCTTCATCATCGCGCTGGCCGGCTGCTTTCAGGGCATGCTGGTTGCCAACGACAGCGAGCAGGTCGGGCTCAAGACCACCGCCGCGGTGGTCCAGTCGATCTTCCTCGTGATCGTGCTCGACGCCATTTTCGCCGTCTTCTTCAGCTCGGTCGGTTGGATCTGA
- a CDS encoding ABC transporter ATP-binding protein — MSSSPILPDNEEPIISVRGLENRFGDQIVHQDLDLDVRRGEIIGVVGGSGTGKSVLMRSIIGLQRPTAGEVTVLGENMVDRPEDEAKNIRRRWGILFQNGALFSTLTVAENVQVPIREYFPRIRQPLLDEIAGYKIVMSGLPENAGAKFPSELSGGMRKRAGLARALALDPELLFLDEPTAGLDPIGAQAFDQLIRGLQQRLDLTVFLITHDLDSLYAICDRVAVLADGKVIAVDTIKNLLTLDHPWIQEYFNGPRGRAAAA; from the coding sequence ATGAGCAGCTCGCCCATCCTGCCCGACAATGAAGAGCCGATCATCTCGGTCCGCGGGCTGGAGAACCGGTTCGGCGACCAGATCGTTCACCAGGACCTCGACCTCGACGTCCGCCGGGGTGAGATCATCGGCGTGGTGGGTGGCTCAGGCACAGGCAAGTCGGTGCTGATGCGCTCGATCATCGGGCTCCAGCGCCCCACAGCCGGCGAGGTCACCGTGCTCGGCGAGAACATGGTCGACCGGCCTGAGGACGAAGCCAAGAACATCCGCCGCCGCTGGGGCATCCTGTTCCAGAACGGCGCGCTGTTCTCGACCCTCACCGTGGCCGAAAACGTGCAGGTCCCGATCCGCGAGTATTTCCCCCGCATCAGGCAGCCGCTGCTGGACGAGATCGCCGGCTACAAGATCGTCATGTCGGGCCTGCCCGAAAATGCCGGCGCCAAGTTCCCCAGCGAGCTGTCCGGCGGCATGCGCAAGCGCGCCGGCCTCGCCCGCGCGCTGGCGCTTGACCCGGAACTGCTGTTCCTCGACGAACCCACCGCCGGCCTCGACCCGATCGGCGCGCAGGCCTTCGACCAGCTGATCCGCGGCCTGCAGCAGCGGCTCGACCTCACCGTCTTCCTCATTACCCACGATCTCGACAGCCTGTATGCCATCTGCGACCGGGTCGCGGTGCTGGCCGATGGCAAGGTGATCGCGGTCGACACGATCAAGAATCTCCTGACCCTCGATCACCCCTGGATCCAGGAATATTTCAACGGACCGCGCGGCCGCGCGGCAGCGGCATAG
- a CDS encoding MlaD family protein, producing the protein METRSNQVLVGTVVLVLLVGLLFFAVWIAGLNTQKRKCFDIYFSQGVGGLNRGSNVSFSGVPVGQITRVSLLPDRPEFVWVRIEVEESTPVLQGTTAQIKGVGFTGVSEIQLDGAVKGARPLTQLGPQGCPVVPSSSGGLGALLNSAPELLERIQRLTERLTELLSDRNQNAISDILENIDKTSKVLADRSPEMADTLAEARIAARNAGRAADEIAKLANSSSLVVQRDVQPAAADLRKSLQSLQQTSANIDSLVADARPGVQNFSKSTLPEVNRLVRDLRDLTSSLEGVSSRLDQGGITGVLGAPKLPDHKPGKSR; encoded by the coding sequence ATGGAAACCCGATCAAATCAGGTGCTGGTTGGCACCGTCGTCCTGGTCCTCCTGGTCGGCCTGCTGTTCTTCGCGGTGTGGATCGCGGGTCTGAACACGCAGAAGCGCAAGTGCTTCGACATCTACTTCAGCCAGGGCGTCGGCGGCCTCAACCGCGGTTCCAACGTCAGCTTCTCCGGCGTGCCCGTCGGCCAGATCACCCGCGTCTCGCTGCTCCCCGACCGGCCCGAATTCGTCTGGGTCCGGATCGAGGTCGAGGAATCGACCCCCGTGCTTCAGGGCACCACGGCGCAGATCAAGGGTGTCGGCTTCACCGGCGTGTCCGAGATCCAGCTTGACGGCGCGGTCAAGGGCGCCCGCCCGCTTACCCAGCTCGGGCCGCAGGGCTGCCCGGTGGTGCCCAGTTCGTCCGGCGGCCTCGGCGCATTGCTCAATTCTGCGCCCGAACTGCTCGAGCGGATCCAGCGCCTGACCGAGCGGCTGACCGAACTGCTCAGCGACCGCAACCAGAACGCCATCTCCGACATCCTCGAGAACATCGACAAGACCAGCAAGGTGCTGGCCGATCGCTCGCCCGAAATGGCCGACACGCTGGCCGAGGCGCGGATCGCCGCGCGCAACGCGGGCCGCGCCGCCGACGAGATCGCCAAGCTGGCCAACAGCAGCAGCCTGGTTGTCCAGCGCGACGTCCAGCCGGCTGCGGCGGATCTCCGCAAGTCGCTTCAGTCGCTGCAGCAGACGTCGGCCAACATCGACTCGCTGGTCGCCGATGCGCGGCCGGGCGTGCAGAATTTCTCCAAATCGACCCTGCCCGAGGTCAACCGCCTGGTCCGCGACCTGCGCGATCTCACATCCAGCCTGGAAGGTGTGTCGAGCAGGCTCGATCAGGGCGGCATTACCGGCGTGCTCGGCGCGCCCAAGCTCCCCGATCACAAACCCGGAAAGTCCCGCTGA
- a CDS encoding ABC-type transport auxiliary lipoprotein family protein, giving the protein MRLLTLAAALALPLSLSACFGGKTPATLLTLTPATPSATFERTAAASDAVSIELPIAGRDIRQVRVPVLETAGQVTYVKDLQYLETPDRLFQQLLSETVKRVTGRVVIDPRQAGIDPGTRVSGVLQRFGVDSATGQVIVTYDATATRGATVQTRRFTATAPADGTAASVGPAINAAANDVANQVAKWIGG; this is encoded by the coding sequence ATGCGCCTCCTCACCCTCGCCGCCGCGCTGGCGCTTCCCCTGTCGCTGTCGGCCTGCTTCGGCGGGAAGACCCCGGCGACCCTTCTGACGCTTACCCCCGCCACGCCCAGCGCCACGTTCGAGCGCACCGCCGCCGCGAGCGACGCGGTCAGCATCGAACTGCCGATCGCCGGCCGCGACATCCGTCAGGTGCGGGTGCCCGTGCTCGAGACCGCGGGCCAGGTCACCTACGTCAAGGACCTGCAATATCTTGAAACCCCCGACCGCCTGTTCCAGCAGTTGCTGAGCGAGACGGTCAAGCGGGTCACCGGCCGCGTGGTGATCGATCCGCGCCAGGCCGGGATCGACCCCGGCACCCGCGTCTCTGGCGTGCTTCAGCGGTTCGGCGTCGACAGTGCCACCGGCCAGGTCATCGTCACCTACGACGCCACCGCGACCCGCGGCGCGACGGTACAGACCCGCCGCTTCACCGCCACCGCCCCCGCCGACGGCACCGCCGCCAGCGTCGGCCCGGCGATCAACGCGGCCGCCAACGACGTGGCGAACCAGGTCGCGAAGTGGATCGGCGGCTAA
- the pepN gene encoding aminopeptidase N, protein MLDIRASLDAPAAAPTAIRREDYQAPDWLVPEVELKFGLDPARTVVTARLTVKRNGGHDRPLELDGEELELLSLKVDGEKREARFEDGRLVVDLTGAAATVETEVVIAPEKNSQLMGLYASGGILCTQCEAEGFRRITFFPDRPDVLSRYRVRLEADKARFPVLLANGNPVEEGEAEDGKHFALWEDPFPKPCYLFAIVAGDLQCNADRFTTMSGREVELGIWVREADLPKTRLAMQALKDSMAWDERTYGREYDLDRFNIVAVSDFNFGAMENKGLNIFNTRYVLADPETASDGDIDAVAAVVAHEYFHNWSGNRVTCRDWFQLSLKEGLTVFRDQGFSEDMGSAAVQRIDQVRTLRAAQFPEDAGPLAHPIRPDSYMEIANFYTATVYNKGAEVIRMMRTILGSEAYRKGTDLYFERHDGQAVTCEDFVACMEEASGADLRQFRLWYSQAGTPTVRARLEQVDGGATLHLAQEVPPTPGQPAKQPMAIPLKVALIGADSGREIAGERLVMLERAEQSISFAGIDEPAFLSINRGFSAPVIVEADRKPGEIEALAAGDSDSFARFEAGQELMIRDLLAAITSGGPVATDAILTAVGATLRSQSLDPAFKADAIALPSESLLTDKLDRADPARVHAVREEVRRAIGNALKDDLSRAYTQASAADPASLSGADKGLRRLRAATLALLAAGDPQFGAGLAQRQYDEARTMTERQSALMVLAMLGPDIAAKALDDFYARFEDDPLVIDKWFAVQASVPGEATLAAVERLQSQPAFTMSNPNRLRALAGSFAGTPSAFHRADGLGYDWLAEVIVAADKLNPQTAARFVAPLGRWRKIEEGRAAKMRGALQRILGEPGLSKDVFELASKSLG, encoded by the coding sequence ATGCTCGATATACGCGCGTCGCTCGACGCTCCCGCCGCCGCCCCAACCGCCATCCGCCGCGAGGATTATCAGGCGCCCGACTGGTTGGTGCCGGAGGTCGAACTCAAGTTCGGGCTGGACCCGGCGCGGACGGTGGTGACGGCGCGGCTGACCGTGAAGCGCAATGGCGGGCACGACCGGCCACTGGAGCTCGATGGCGAGGAGCTGGAGTTGCTCTCGCTCAAGGTCGACGGTGAGAAGCGCGAGGCGCGGTTCGAGGACGGGCGGCTGGTGGTCGACCTCACCGGTGCGGCGGCGACCGTCGAGACCGAGGTCGTCATCGCGCCCGAGAAGAACAGCCAGTTGATGGGGCTCTATGCCTCGGGCGGGATCCTCTGCACCCAGTGCGAGGCCGAGGGCTTCCGCCGGATCACCTTCTTCCCCGATCGGCCCGACGTACTGAGCCGCTATCGGGTACGGCTGGAGGCGGACAAGGCGCGCTTCCCGGTGCTGCTGGCGAACGGCAATCCGGTCGAGGAAGGCGAAGCCGAGGACGGAAAGCATTTCGCGCTGTGGGAGGACCCCTTCCCCAAGCCCTGCTACCTGTTCGCAATCGTCGCCGGCGACCTCCAGTGCAACGCCGACCGCTTCACCACGATGAGCGGGCGCGAGGTCGAACTGGGCATCTGGGTGCGCGAGGCCGATCTGCCCAAGACCCGGCTGGCGATGCAGGCGCTGAAGGACAGCATGGCGTGGGACGAGCGCACCTATGGCCGCGAATATGACCTCGACCGATTCAACATCGTCGCGGTCAGCGACTTTAATTTCGGGGCGATGGAGAACAAGGGCCTCAACATCTTCAACACGCGCTACGTGCTGGCCGACCCCGAGACCGCCAGCGACGGCGACATCGACGCGGTCGCGGCGGTGGTGGCGCACGAATATTTCCACAATTGGTCGGGCAACCGTGTCACCTGCCGCGACTGGTTCCAGCTGAGCTTGAAGGAAGGCCTGACCGTATTCCGCGACCAGGGGTTCAGCGAGGATATGGGTTCGGCCGCGGTGCAGCGGATCGACCAGGTGCGGACGCTGCGCGCGGCGCAGTTTCCGGAGGATGCGGGCCCCCTCGCCCACCCGATCCGGCCCGACAGCTACATGGAGATCGCCAACTTCTACACCGCGACGGTCTACAACAAGGGCGCCGAGGTGATCCGCATGATGCGGACGATCCTGGGTTCCGAGGCCTATCGCAAGGGCACCGACCTCTATTTCGAACGGCACGACGGGCAGGCGGTGACCTGCGAGGATTTCGTGGCGTGCATGGAGGAGGCGAGCGGGGCCGATTTGCGGCAGTTCCGCCTGTGGTATTCGCAGGCCGGGACGCCGACGGTGAGGGCGCGGCTGGAGCAGGTTGACGGCGGCGCGACGCTGCACCTGGCGCAGGAGGTGCCGCCGACCCCGGGCCAGCCGGCCAAGCAGCCGATGGCCATCCCCCTCAAGGTCGCGCTGATCGGCGCGGACAGCGGGCGCGAGATCGCGGGTGAGCGGCTGGTGATGCTGGAGCGGGCCGAGCAATCGATCAGCTTCGCCGGCATCGACGAGCCCGCCTTCCTGTCGATCAACCGCGGCTTTTCCGCCCCGGTGATCGTCGAGGCGGACCGCAAGCCCGGCGAGATCGAGGCGCTGGCGGCGGGCGACAGCGACAGCTTCGCGCGGTTCGAGGCGGGGCAGGAATTGATGATCCGCGACCTCTTGGCCGCGATCACCAGCGGCGGACCGGTTGCCACCGACGCGATCCTGACCGCGGTCGGCGCGACCCTGCGCAGCCAGTCGCTCGACCCCGCGTTCAAGGCCGACGCGATCGCGCTGCCGTCGGAGAGCCTGCTGACCGACAAGCTCGACCGGGCCGATCCGGCGCGGGTGCACGCGGTGCGCGAAGAGGTCCGGCGGGCGATCGGCAATGCGCTTAAGGACGATCTGTCGCGCGCCTACACCCAGGCCAGCGCGGCCGACCCGGCCAGCCTGTCGGGCGCCGACAAGGGCCTGCGCCGGCTGCGCGCCGCGACCCTCGCGCTGCTGGCGGCGGGCGATCCGCAGTTCGGCGCGGGCCTGGCGCAGCGCCAGTATGACGAGGCGCGGACCATGACCGAGCGGCAGTCGGCGCTGATGGTGCTGGCGATGCTTGGTCCGGACATCGCGGCCAAGGCGCTGGACGACTTCTACGCCCGGTTCGAGGACGATCCCCTGGTCATCGACAAGTGGTTCGCGGTGCAAGCCTCGGTCCCGGGCGAGGCGACGCTGGCGGCGGTCGAGCGGCTGCAGTCGCAACCGGCCTTCACCATGAGCAATCCCAATCGCCTGCGGGCGTTGGCCGGAAGCTTCGCGGGGACGCCCAGCGCCTTCCACCGCGCCGACGGCCTGGGCTACGACTGGCTGGCCGAAGTGATCGTCGCCGCCGACAAGCTGAACCCGCAGACCGCGGCGCGGTTCGTCGCGCCCCTGGGCCGGTGGCGCAAGATCGAGGAAGGCCGCGCGGCGAAGATGCGCGGCGCGCTGCAGCGGATCCTGGGCGAGCCGGGGCTCAGCAAGGACGTGTTCGAGCTGGCGAGCAAGAGTTTGGGGTGA
- a CDS encoding DMT family transporter translates to MSAPLSKGTVLVFFCIITLIWGSTWIVIRDQLGVVPAHWSVTYRFVIAAAAMAAYTSWQGSGLKLPPGAWKVAALFGFCQFCVNFNAVYLAEHHITSGLVACVFALLLIPNSLLAWAWTGHKPTRAFILSAIPAIGGIALLFWNEVQSARAPLGEVMLGIGLTLLGVMGASVSNVLQTTDKARAVPLPTMLTWGMIFGALFDGVFALAVSGPPVFDPRPGYWFGLAYLALFASALAFSLYMPIIRTIGAGRAAYSSVIVPIIAMALSTVFEGYRWTGLAVAGAVLAMAGMVWALTSRREAEPVPLAD, encoded by the coding sequence GTGAGCGCACCGCTCAGCAAGGGCACGGTCCTTGTCTTCTTCTGCATCATCACCCTAATCTGGGGATCGACCTGGATCGTCATCCGCGACCAGCTGGGCGTGGTTCCGGCGCACTGGTCGGTGACCTATCGCTTCGTCATCGCGGCGGCGGCGATGGCGGCCTATACCAGCTGGCAAGGCAGCGGGCTGAAGCTTCCGCCCGGCGCGTGGAAGGTCGCCGCGCTGTTCGGATTTTGCCAGTTCTGCGTCAATTTCAACGCGGTCTATCTGGCCGAGCATCACATCACCAGCGGGCTGGTCGCCTGCGTGTTCGCGCTGCTGCTGATCCCCAATAGCCTGCTGGCGTGGGCGTGGACCGGGCACAAGCCGACCCGCGCGTTCATCCTCTCCGCGATCCCCGCGATCGGCGGCATCGCGCTGCTGTTCTGGAACGAGGTGCAGAGCGCTCGGGCGCCGCTGGGCGAGGTGATGCTGGGGATCGGCCTGACCCTGCTCGGCGTGATGGGGGCAAGCGTGTCAAACGTGCTGCAGACCACCGACAAGGCGCGGGCCGTGCCGCTGCCGACCATGCTGACCTGGGGGATGATCTTCGGCGCGCTGTTCGACGGAGTCTTCGCGCTGGCCGTCAGCGGGCCGCCGGTGTTCGATCCGCGGCCGGGCTATTGGTTCGGCCTCGCCTATCTCGCGCTGTTCGCCTCGGCGCTGGCGTTCAGCCTGTACATGCCGATCATCCGCACGATCGGGGCGGGCCGGGCGGCCTATTCGAGCGTGATCGTGCCGATCATCGCCATGGCGCTGAGCACCGTGTTCGAAGGCTATCGCTGGACCGGCCTGGCGGTGGCCGGCGCGGTGCTGGCGATGGCGGGGATGGTGTGGGCGCTGACCAGCCGGCGCGAGGCCGAGCCGGTGCCGCTCGCGGACTGA
- a CDS encoding threonine aldolase family protein, translating into MRFFSDNAAAVHPAVFKAMAEADRLDTAYDGDAWSKRLDAAFSALFEREVTALWVTTGTAANCLALAGLVPPHGGVLCHREAHIQVDEAGAPEFFTGGAKLLLVDGPGAKLTPQALEEARGRIRPDVHQVQADALSITNATEYGLVYSAAETAALGAWAKSHGLGFHLDGARFANAVASTGASVADLTWRAGVDALSFGFVKNGGLSAEALILFDPALADGIRRRRKRSGHLLSKGRYLAAQLLAMVEDDVWLNNARAANAAARRLAEAAGERLVYPVEANEVFLKVSAAEAAALRAQGFDFYDWGVGEARLVTSWDQDMAAVETLARAIEGL; encoded by the coding sequence ATGCGCTTCTTTTCCGACAATGCCGCGGCGGTCCATCCGGCCGTGTTCAAGGCCATGGCCGAGGCCGACCGGCTGGACACCGCCTATGACGGCGATGCGTGGAGCAAGCGGCTGGACGCGGCCTTTTCGGCCTTGTTCGAGCGCGAGGTGACCGCGCTGTGGGTGACCACCGGCACCGCCGCCAACTGCCTGGCGCTGGCGGGGCTGGTGCCGCCCCATGGCGGGGTGCTGTGCCACCGCGAGGCGCACATCCAGGTCGACGAGGCGGGGGCACCCGAATTCTTCACCGGCGGGGCCAAACTGCTACTGGTCGACGGGCCGGGCGCGAAGCTGACGCCGCAAGCGCTGGAAGAAGCGCGGGGCCGGATCCGGCCCGACGTCCACCAGGTCCAGGCCGATGCGCTGTCGATCACCAATGCGACCGAATATGGGCTGGTCTATTCGGCGGCGGAGACCGCGGCGCTGGGCGCGTGGGCCAAGAGCCACGGGCTCGGCTTCCACCTCGACGGGGCGCGTTTCGCCAATGCAGTGGCATCGACCGGGGCGAGCGTCGCCGACCTGACCTGGCGCGCGGGCGTCGACGCGCTGAGCTTCGGCTTCGTCAAGAATGGCGGGCTGTCGGCCGAGGCGCTGATCCTGTTCGATCCCGCACTGGCCGACGGCATCCGCCGGCGGCGCAAGCGGTCGGGGCATCTGCTGAGCAAGGGCCGCTATCTGGCGGCACAGCTGTTGGCGATGGTCGAGGACGATGTCTGGCTGAACAATGCGCGCGCGGCGAATGCTGCGGCGCGGCGACTGGCCGAGGCGGCGGGAGAGCGGCTGGTCTATCCGGTCGAGGCCAATGAAGTGTTCCTGAAGGTCAGCGCGGCGGAAGCGGCGGCGCTGAGGGCCCAAGGCTTCGACTTCTACGACTGGGGCGTGGGCGAAGCGCGGCTGGTGACCAGCTGGGACCAGGACATGGCCGCGGTCGAGACGCTGGCCCGCGCGATCGAAGGGCTGTGA